In Anaerolineae bacterium, the genomic window CCCGCGCCGGCCTGAAGACCCTGGTGGTGGAGAAGCGCGATGGGCTGGCGACGCTGACGACCACAGCCTCCGAGGAATGTTTTCGGGCGCAGTTCACCGAGCCGGAAAACGTGGCCATGATGAAGGCCAGCATCGAGGTGTTCGAGCATTTTGCCGAGCATATTGGCATTCCGGGGTATGACATCAGCCTCCATCAACAGGGCTATCTCTTTCTGACCAATCGGCCGGATGGTCCGGTCACCTTGCGCCGGCTGGTGGAACGCTACCGCCAGGCCGGCTTAGATGATGTGGAGCTGTTGGACGAGCGGGAGGTGCGCAAGCGCTTCCCCTGGGTCTCCGAAGACGTTACGGCGGCGACCTTCCGCGCCCGTGACGGATGGCTGTCCGCGCACGAGCTGACCTATGGCTTCGCCAAAGGGAGTTCGGCCATTTTTCTCCTGCGCACGGAGGCGACCGGCATCCTGCTGGACGCGCAAGGGGTGTGCGGTGTGCAGACCAGCCGCGGCCTGATCACGACGCGCAATGTGGTCATCGCCGCCGGCCCATTCTCCGGGGTGGTAGCGCGCATGGCCGGCGTGGAGCTTCCTCTGCTGATCGTGCGCCGGCAGAAGGCGGTGATCGGCCATGACGATCTGATCCCGCAGGATGCGCCCATGACCATTGATATCAACAGCGGCGCCTACTGGCGGCCGGAAGTGGGCGGTGCGGCGCTGGGCTGGGCCATTGATGAGGACCCGACGCCGCCGATGGACTCGGTGCCGGTGGACTGGGAGTTCGCCGCCATCGTGCTCAATCAGGTAAAGCTGTTGGCGCCTTTCTGGGAGCGGGTCATCGCCCGGCTGACCCGCGATAATGTGTATATCAGCGCCGGCCAATATACCATCACGCCCGATTCCAAGCCCATCCTGGGGCCGCATCCCGAGATCGCCGGCCTGCATTTCAACCTGGGGTACAGCGGCCACGGCGTGATGGGGTCGCCCGAGGGCAGCCGCATGGTGGTGGATATGATGCTGGGGCGGATGAGGGTGGAGGAGTGCCCGTTCCGATATACGCGCTTTGCGGAAGGGGCCGGCCGGCCCAGCGCGGAGAAACTGGTGATTTGATTTAGGAGGCCGGCGTTCCCTTGGTTGGGGGGACCCCATCCCCTGACCCCTTCACAGCGGGCAGGGAAGGGAAACTCCCATCCCCTGACCCCTTCCCCGCAGGCAGGGAAGGGAATCCCAATCCCTCTGATCCCCTCCCCGCGGGCGAGGAAGGG contains:
- a CDS encoding FAD-binding oxidoreductase — encoded protein: MGRIIIPSEEDVPRTADVVVIGGGILGTATAFYASRAGLKTLVVEKRDGLATLTTTASEECFRAQFTEPENVAMMKASIEVFEHFAEHIGIPGYDISLHQQGYLFLTNRPDGPVTLRRLVERYRQAGLDDVELLDEREVRKRFPWVSEDVTAATFRARDGWLSAHELTYGFAKGSSAIFLLRTEATGILLDAQGVCGVQTSRGLITTRNVVIAAGPFSGVVARMAGVELPLLIVRRQKAVIGHDDLIPQDAPMTIDINSGAYWRPEVGGAALGWAIDEDPTPPMDSVPVDWEFAAIVLNQVKLLAPFWERVIARLTRDNVYISAGQYTITPDSKPILGPHPEIAGLHFNLGYSGHGVMGSPEGSRMVVDMMLGRMRVEECPFRYTRFAEGAGRPSAEKLVI